One segment of Aquimarina sp. BL5 DNA contains the following:
- a CDS encoding T9SS type A sorting domain-containing protein, whose amino-acid sequence MKKIILCTAALLFCIIASGQVTNEGKPASFNENFGGIMKKSLSEIRMPALDLEKIKAEDVVNDLDKSKPYRFGHEFKVDIDIKKEGTLDVLPNGDHVYRVAIYSEGAKTLNFIFNKYQVPTGATIYFYNDDKTDLLGAYTNVFNRPDEMLGTWMVAGDKIWMEYREPENVIGQGKLNLGRVVHGYRSITDAEVQEKALNDSGDCNQDVDCAIGNDFDAIKDRLKHSVAFIIMNGFVCSGNLINNVNNDGAPFFLTANHCDDDGTEATWAFRFNWISPNPSCATTANSTDAAVNQTTSGATRLAANSETDFKLLRLDGGLNNSWDLEFAGWDRTGDIPSYTVGIHHPAGDIMKVCRDNDAPEYFIRNFNGNATTELWRIIGGGSNQGWELGVTEGGSSGSALFDPNGRIIGQLAGGFAACSFTNDNDTEDWYGRFDLSWNFGTTNNTRLSNWLDPDNTGVTTLNSISFGAVLSVEENKLNSNIALYPNPSNGVFNVSNDSESRLTYNLFSLSGQLVGTGEMINKNAIVDMSANVSGVYFISITDAATNVNVTKKIVINK is encoded by the coding sequence ATGAAAAAAATTATTTTATGTACCGCAGCATTGCTTTTTTGTATAATTGCTAGTGGTCAAGTTACAAACGAAGGAAAGCCAGCTAGTTTTAATGAAAATTTTGGTGGCATTATGAAAAAAAGTCTTTCTGAAATCCGTATGCCTGCATTGGATTTGGAGAAAATTAAGGCTGAAGATGTAGTAAATGACTTAGATAAATCTAAACCTTATAGATTTGGGCATGAGTTTAAAGTAGATATTGATATCAAAAAAGAAGGGACACTGGATGTGCTACCAAATGGAGATCACGTATATAGAGTTGCAATTTATTCAGAAGGAGCAAAGACATTGAATTTTATTTTTAATAAATATCAAGTGCCAACTGGTGCTACTATTTATTTTTATAATGATGATAAAACTGATTTGTTGGGAGCATACACTAACGTTTTTAATCGTCCTGATGAAATGCTGGGAACTTGGATGGTAGCAGGAGATAAAATATGGATGGAATATAGAGAACCGGAAAATGTTATAGGACAAGGTAAATTAAATTTAGGGCGAGTAGTACATGGATATAGATCTATTACAGATGCGGAGGTTCAGGAAAAGGCATTAAACGATTCAGGTGATTGTAATCAGGATGTAGACTGTGCTATTGGAAATGATTTTGACGCTATAAAAGATAGATTAAAGCATTCTGTAGCGTTCATAATTATGAATGGATTTGTTTGCTCGGGTAACTTGATTAATAATGTAAATAACGATGGTGCTCCTTTCTTTTTAACAGCGAATCACTGTGATGATGATGGAACAGAAGCAACTTGGGCGTTTCGATTTAATTGGATAAGTCCAAATCCTTCTTGTGCTACAACTGCTAATAGTACCGATGCTGCTGTAAATCAGACAACAAGTGGTGCAACAAGATTAGCTGCAAATTCTGAAACGGATTTTAAGTTATTGAGGTTAGATGGGGGTTTGAACAATTCCTGGGATTTAGAATTTGCTGGTTGGGATAGAACTGGAGACATTCCTTCTTATACTGTAGGTATTCACCATCCTGCCGGAGATATCATGAAAGTGTGTAGAGATAATGATGCTCCAGAATATTTTATTCGTAATTTTAACGGTAATGCAACTACAGAATTATGGAGAATAATTGGTGGAGGTTCGAATCAAGGATGGGAGCTAGGAGTTACAGAAGGTGGTTCGTCGGGTTCTGCTCTATTTGATCCGAATGGTAGAATCATAGGTCAGTTAGCTGGCGGATTCGCGGCGTGTTCATTTACTAATGATAATGATACAGAAGATTGGTATGGTAGATTTGATCTCTCGTGGAATTTTGGTACTACTAATAATACTAGGCTTTCTAATTGGTTAGATCCAGATAATACAGGAGTTACTACACTTAATTCTATTTCTTTTGGCGCTGTTTTAAGTGTTGAAGAAAATAAATTAAATAGTAATATTGCGCTCTACCCAAATCCGTCTAATGGAGTATTTAACGTTTCTAATGACTCAGAAAGTAGATTGACCTATAATTTATTCAGTCTATCCGGTCAGTTAGTAGGGACAGGCGAGATGATAAATAAAAATGCAATAGTAGATATGTCTGCCAATGTTAGTGGGGTGTATTTTATTTCTATTACGGATGCAGCTACTAATGTAAATGTTACGAAGAAGATAGTAATTAACAAATAG
- a CDS encoding META domain-containing protein, giving the protein MKYLGLLLISLTLFCNCNSTNTATSKNTETKNQSEPEGKYLVTSLYGKDVSEHKLTLEFDKANKKLSGFSGCNIYYCDYTVTDSSLSIGAPGASKRYCEQTMKLEKEFFKALSELKTKNLKEPTLTFKNENQNEILVAKKSE; this is encoded by the coding sequence ATGAAATACTTAGGTTTACTTTTAATTTCTCTCACTTTATTCTGTAATTGCAATAGCACAAATACAGCTACTTCTAAAAACACTGAAACTAAAAATCAATCTGAACCAGAAGGCAAATATTTAGTTACTTCACTCTATGGGAAAGATGTTTCTGAACATAAGCTTACTTTAGAGTTTGACAAAGCAAATAAAAAACTTTCAGGTTTTTCTGGATGCAACATTTATTACTGCGACTACACAGTAACAGATTCATCTCTTTCTATAGGAGCTCCAGGAGCTTCTAAAAGATATTGCGAACAAACCATGAAATTAGAAAAAGAATTTTTTAAGGCACTATCTGAATTAAAAACTAAAAATTTAAAAGAACCTACTTTGACTTTCAAAAATGAAAATCAAAATGAAATCCTTGTAGCAAAAAAATCAGAGTAA
- a CDS encoding TetR/AcrR family transcriptional regulator — translation MKQESRKQEIVNAAAILFKEKGYSAVTMRDLATAMGIKAASLYNHIQSKQEILSTIIIELAEEFTNGMNQIVNSDRSSIEKLENIISLHIDVTLRNADGLASLNNDWMHLEEDNLLYFEKMRQDYEDNFRQIVKKGVDMNEIKPNNIEIIVFSTLSTLRTLYLWYPKQKNIDASILKKDMISVLLQGVV, via the coding sequence ATGAAACAAGAAAGTAGAAAGCAAGAAATAGTAAATGCTGCGGCGATTCTTTTCAAGGAAAAAGGATATAGTGCGGTTACGATGAGGGATTTGGCCACAGCTATGGGGATAAAAGCAGCAAGTTTGTATAATCATATCCAATCCAAACAAGAGATTTTATCCACGATTATTATTGAGCTTGCAGAAGAGTTTACTAATGGAATGAATCAAATAGTAAATTCTGATAGAAGTTCAATTGAAAAATTAGAGAATATTATAAGCCTACATATTGATGTGACCTTACGAAATGCAGATGGTTTGGCTTCGCTTAATAACGATTGGATGCATCTGGAAGAGGATAACCTGTTGTATTTTGAGAAAATGCGTCAAGATTATGAGGATAATTTCAGGCAAATTGTTAAAAAGGGAGTAGATATGAATGAGATTAAACCCAATAATATAGAAATTATAGTATTTTCTACATTATCTACACTCAGAACGCTCTATTTATGGTATCCAAAACAAAAAAATATTGATGCCAGCATTCTTAAAAAAGATATGATATCCGTACTACTACAAGGAGTGGTTTAA
- the paaE gene encoding 1,2-phenylacetyl-CoA epoxidase subunit PaaE: MSDFHTIKVAEILKETKDCTSITFDIPQSLKEKFEYKQGQYLTLKTILQGEEVRRNYSLCSSPIDNQWKVAVKRIDGGLFSNYACNVLKAGDELEVLPPNGSFFTEVDVIKAKNYIVFAAGSGITPILSIIKTHLALEPNSTFKLFYLNRTVKSIIFKEEIEALRNTYFGRFEIFYFLTKEHRDIPLLNGRFTSEKLKELTDKIIDASDIDECFICGPEEMIFLIRDELVEAGLSKDKIHYELFFSGATEEDKKRATTAVEHKFDGTEVTIIDGGKEFHFGMDDEYDNILDGALAAGADLPFACKGGVCSTCKCKLIEGEVEMKINYALEEDEVAKGLILSCQAVPTTEKVVVDFDV, translated from the coding sequence ATGAGTGATTTCCATACCATAAAAGTAGCCGAAATTCTTAAGGAAACTAAGGATTGTACTTCAATAACCTTTGATATACCTCAAAGTTTAAAAGAGAAATTTGAATATAAGCAAGGTCAATATTTAACATTAAAAACAATATTGCAGGGAGAAGAAGTAAGACGTAACTATTCTTTATGCTCTAGTCCGATCGATAATCAATGGAAAGTGGCTGTAAAAAGAATAGATGGAGGATTGTTTTCTAACTATGCTTGTAATGTATTAAAAGCTGGAGATGAATTAGAAGTTTTACCACCTAACGGAAGTTTTTTTACTGAAGTAGATGTAATTAAAGCTAAGAATTATATTGTCTTTGCTGCAGGAAGTGGGATTACACCAATTCTTTCAATAATAAAAACACATCTTGCATTAGAGCCTAATAGTACTTTCAAGCTGTTTTACTTGAATCGCACCGTTAAATCTATTATCTTTAAAGAAGAGATTGAGGCCCTGAGAAATACATATTTTGGAAGATTCGAAATATTTTATTTTTTAACTAAGGAGCATCGTGATATTCCGTTACTTAATGGAAGATTTACTTCGGAAAAGTTAAAAGAGCTTACCGATAAAATTATTGATGCTTCTGATATTGACGAATGTTTTATCTGTGGCCCAGAAGAAATGATATTTTTAATAAGGGATGAGCTAGTGGAAGCTGGATTGTCAAAGGATAAAATTCATTATGAACTGTTCTTCTCTGGAGCTACTGAAGAAGATAAGAAAAGAGCCACCACAGCTGTAGAGCATAAGTTTGATGGAACAGAAGTTACTATCATTGATGGTGGTAAAGAATTTCATTTCGGGATGGATGATGAATACGACAATATCTTAGATGGCGCATTGGCAGCAGGAGCTGATCTTCCTTTTGCGTGTAAAGGAGGCGTTTGTAGTACTTGTAAGTGTAAATTGATAGAAGGAGAAGTAGAGATGAAAATAAATTATGCGCTGGAAGAAGATGAAGTGGCAAAGGGCTTAATATTATCTTGTCAAGCAGTGCCGACTACAGAAAAAGTAGTAGTAGATTTTGATGTTTAA
- the paaA gene encoding 1,2-phenylacetyl-CoA epoxidase subunit PaaA, which yields MSEKEVKNLEEIFEQRIARDEKIEPKDWMPEKYRKTHIRQISQHAHSEIVGMLPEGNWISRAPSLRRKVALLAKVQDEAGHGLYLYSACETLGISREELYEQLHTGKAKYSSIFNYPTLTWADIGAIGWLVDGAAIINQVPLCSTSYGPYARAMIRVCKEESFHQRQGYEIMMTLAKGTPEQKEMAQDALNRWWWPSLMMLGPTDAESVHTEQSMKWKLKRKTNDELRQQFIDQTVPQADLIGLTVPDADLKWNEETKHYDFGEIDWDEFWQVVKGHGPCNKERLSARVNAWNEGEWVRDAAMAYADKQQDNKIKKAI from the coding sequence ATGAGTGAAAAAGAAGTCAAGAATTTAGAGGAAATCTTTGAGCAAAGAATTGCCAGAGACGAAAAAATTGAACCAAAAGATTGGATGCCTGAGAAGTATCGAAAGACGCATATCAGGCAGATATCACAGCATGCGCATTCTGAAATTGTCGGTATGTTACCAGAAGGTAACTGGATATCCAGAGCACCATCTTTAAGGCGTAAGGTAGCTTTGTTAGCTAAGGTTCAAGATGAGGCCGGACATGGATTATATCTATATAGTGCTTGCGAGACTTTGGGTATTTCCAGAGAAGAATTATACGAACAATTACATACCGGAAAAGCAAAATACTCCAGTATTTTTAATTATCCTACGTTAACCTGGGCAGATATCGGTGCTATTGGTTGGCTGGTTGATGGAGCAGCGATTATTAATCAAGTACCTCTGTGCAGTACTTCCTATGGTCCATACGCAAGAGCTATGATTCGTGTTTGTAAAGAAGAGAGTTTCCATCAACGTCAGGGATATGAAATTATGATGACATTGGCCAAAGGAACTCCTGAACAAAAAGAAATGGCACAAGATGCGTTAAATCGCTGGTGGTGGCCATCTTTAATGATGTTAGGGCCTACAGATGCAGAATCCGTGCATACAGAACAATCAATGAAATGGAAACTGAAACGTAAGACTAATGATGAACTTCGTCAACAATTTATAGACCAAACAGTTCCACAAGCTGATCTTATTGGGTTAACCGTTCCAGATGCTGATTTAAAATGGAATGAAGAAACAAAGCATTATGATTTTGGTGAAATTGACTGGGATGAATTCTGGCAGGTTGTAAAAGGTCACGGGCCTTGTAATAAAGAAAGATTATCTGCAAGAGTAAATGCTTGGAACGAAGGTGAATGGGTGCGTGATGCGGCAATGGCATATGCGGATAAACAACAGGATAATAAAATAAAGAAAGCAATTTAA
- the paaB gene encoding 1,2-phenylacetyl-CoA epoxidase subunit PaaB has protein sequence MKKNWPLWEVFVRSKNGLEHRHFGSIRAADAEMALENARDVYTRRSEGVSIWVVESKNVTASNPENNGELFEPAQDKVYRHPTFYTLPDEVKHM, from the coding sequence ATGAAAAAAAACTGGCCACTTTGGGAAGTCTTCGTTAGAAGTAAAAATGGACTAGAACATCGCCACTTCGGAAGTATACGTGCTGCCGATGCAGAAATGGCTTTGGAGAATGCAAGAGATGTATATACTCGCAGAAGCGAGGGGGTTAGTATTTGGGTTGTAGAATCTAAGAATGTCACCGCTTCCAATCCGGAAAATAATGGAGAGTTATTTGAACCTGCTCAAGATAAAGTGTACAGGCATCCTACTTTTTATACCTTACCAGATGAGGTAAAACATATGTGA
- a CDS encoding four helix bundle protein encodes MNHSKFDLSERLEDFAARIILLFDKKSLSFAGEYLAKQLIRSSCSSALNYGEALGAGTDKDKINKLRICLKELRESLRNLNIQTKAKLITENDLGSLKDENDQLIRIIVTRIKNIN; translated from the coding sequence ATGAATCACAGTAAGTTTGACTTAAGTGAAAGATTAGAAGATTTTGCCGCTAGAATTATCTTATTATTTGATAAAAAGTCACTTTCGTTTGCAGGAGAATACTTAGCAAAGCAATTGATAAGATCTTCTTGTTCTTCAGCATTAAATTATGGCGAAGCTTTAGGGGCAGGAACAGACAAAGATAAAATTAATAAGTTAAGAATTTGTTTGAAGGAATTACGGGAGTCATTGCGAAACCTTAATATTCAAACAAAAGCAAAGTTGATAACTGAAAATGATCTCGGGTCATTAAAAGATGAAAATGATCAATTGATCAGGATAATAGTTACAAGGATTAAAAATATTAATTGA
- the paaC gene encoding 1,2-phenylacetyl-CoA epoxidase subunit PaaC: protein MKKENLIQYIYGIADNALILGQRLSELCGHGPNLETDIACTNMALDLLGQTRSYYQYAAQLTGENVTEDDIAFLRTERQYKNVLLVEQPNNHFGYVITRQFFYDVFHLLLLQELQNSKDITLSAIAKKAIKEVSYHQRFSSDWIKRLGDGTEVSRQKVQEAVNDLWKFTDELFQLTEDDKTVVELGSGVDVSLLKEKYYQIVTEVLEEATLIAPELKWFRKGGKEGVHSEHMGYLLSDLQYMQRTYPNMKW, encoded by the coding sequence ATGAAAAAAGAAAATCTAATACAATATATCTACGGGATTGCTGACAATGCTTTAATATTAGGACAGCGTCTTTCTGAGTTATGTGGTCATGGGCCAAATTTAGAAACTGATATTGCTTGTACTAATATGGCGTTAGATCTATTAGGGCAAACACGCAGTTACTATCAATATGCAGCTCAATTAACCGGAGAAAATGTTACGGAAGATGATATTGCATTTCTACGAACTGAAAGACAATATAAAAATGTATTGCTTGTAGAACAACCAAATAATCATTTTGGATATGTGATTACGCGTCAGTTTTTTTATGATGTATTCCACTTACTATTATTGCAGGAGTTACAAAACAGTAAAGATATAACGCTTTCGGCGATAGCAAAAAAAGCAATTAAAGAAGTAAGTTATCATCAGCGTTTTTCTTCTGATTGGATTAAAAGATTGGGTGATGGCACAGAAGTAAGTCGTCAAAAAGTTCAGGAAGCAGTAAATGATCTTTGGAAATTTACAGATGAGTTATTCCAACTAACAGAGGACGATAAAACTGTTGTTGAGTTAGGATCTGGAGTGGATGTTAGTCTCTTGAAAGAAAAGTATTACCAAATTGTTACAGAAGTTTTGGAAGAAGCTACTTTGATAGCTCCTGAACTTAAGTGGTTTAGAAAAGGAGGAAAAGAAGGAGTACATAGTGAACATATGGGATACCTGCTTTCAGATTTACAATATATGCAAAGAACTTATCCAAATATGAAGTGGTAA
- the paaD gene encoding 1,2-phenylacetyl-CoA epoxidase subunit PaaD — MTIELEQHIDPKLFAILEKVSDPEIPVLSIMDMGVVRSAQMVNDVVKITITPTYSGCPAMDVIGDDIVKAFREENMQAVVTLVLSPAWTTDWITPRGRKALEEYGIAAPLEEIADKEALLGNKKVVKCPQCGSRNTKMISQFGSTACKALFQCEDCLEPFDYFKCLK; from the coding sequence ATGACAATTGAGTTAGAGCAACATATAGATCCTAAATTATTCGCGATTCTCGAGAAGGTTAGTGATCCGGAAATTCCGGTATTGTCTATTATGGATATGGGAGTCGTACGATCTGCTCAAATGGTTAATGATGTTGTCAAGATTACAATAACACCAACATATAGCGGATGTCCTGCTATGGATGTCATTGGAGATGATATTGTAAAAGCTTTTCGAGAAGAAAATATGCAAGCCGTAGTCACGTTAGTTTTATCTCCTGCCTGGACTACTGATTGGATTACGCCTAGAGGCAGAAAAGCATTAGAAGAATATGGTATTGCTGCTCCTCTAGAAGAGATAGCTGATAAAGAAGCTTTGCTTGGAAATAAGAAAGTTGTAAAATGTCCTCAATGTGGATCTAGGAACACAAAGATGATAAGCCAGTTTGGTTCTACAGCTTGCAAAGCTTTATTTCAATGTGAAGATTGTCTAGAACCTTTTGATTATTTCAAATGCCTTAAATGA
- a CDS encoding VOC family protein yields MLGLRTTIYKVGDIEKAKEWYTKAFDTKQYFDEPFYVGFNIGGYELGLLPEENVAKEKTDSVLSYWGVEDINETYEKLIKLGAVEHEKPTNVGGELMVTSVKDPWNNIIGIIYNPHFKIESLTDLKK; encoded by the coding sequence ATGTTAGGATTAAGGACAACCATATATAAAGTCGGTGATATAGAAAAAGCCAAAGAATGGTATACAAAGGCTTTTGATACAAAACAATATTTTGATGAACCATTTTATGTCGGTTTCAATATTGGCGGATATGAACTTGGACTTTTACCTGAAGAGAATGTTGCAAAGGAAAAAACGGATAGCGTCTTATCCTATTGGGGGGTAGAGGATATTAATGAAACCTATGAAAAACTGATCAAATTAGGAGCTGTGGAGCACGAGAAACCTACCAATGTTGGAGGTGAATTAATGGTAACTTCTGTAAAAGATCCATGGAATAATATTATTGGGATAATTTATAATCCACATTTTAAAATAGAAAGTTTAACAGATTTAAAAAAATAA
- a CDS encoding enoyl-CoA hydratase-related protein has translation MNSIELEIQNGIAKVTLNRPETFNSFNREMALRLQDTLDTCETNDEVRAIILTGTGKAFCAGQDLKEVTSPELNPGFRKILEEHYNPIVKRIRNIEKPIIAAINGVAAGAGANIALACDIVVATEAASFIQAFSKIGLIPDSAGTFFLPRLIGFQKASALMMLGDKINAKEAEELGMLYKVFPVETFEEEVMKLAFKVAQMPTKALGLTKRLLNQSVVNTLDQQLVMESNLQIEAAESNDYAEGVNAFIEKRKPVFKGN, from the coding sequence ATGAACTCAATAGAATTAGAAATACAAAACGGAATTGCCAAAGTAACCTTAAACCGTCCTGAAACTTTTAATAGTTTTAACAGAGAAATGGCATTAAGATTACAGGATACTTTAGACACTTGCGAAACCAACGACGAGGTTAGGGCGATAATTCTCACAGGTACTGGCAAAGCTTTTTGTGCTGGACAAGACCTTAAGGAAGTTACTTCTCCTGAATTAAACCCTGGTTTTAGAAAAATACTAGAGGAACATTATAATCCTATAGTAAAAAGAATACGGAATATAGAGAAGCCAATAATTGCTGCGATAAACGGAGTGGCCGCTGGTGCTGGAGCAAATATTGCATTAGCTTGCGATATAGTGGTAGCTACAGAAGCAGCTAGCTTCATACAAGCATTTAGTAAAATCGGATTGATTCCTGATAGTGCAGGGACTTTTTTTCTGCCAAGATTGATTGGTTTTCAAAAAGCATCTGCCTTAATGATGTTAGGAGATAAGATAAATGCAAAAGAAGCAGAAGAATTAGGAATGCTATACAAAGTATTTCCTGTCGAAACATTTGAAGAGGAAGTAATGAAGTTAGCATTCAAGGTTGCTCAAATGCCAACAAAAGCTTTAGGGTTGACTAAGAGATTACTAAACCAATCGGTGGTCAATACTCTTGATCAACAGTTGGTAATGGAATCCAATTTGCAGATAGAAGCAGCAGAGAGTAATGATTATGCAGAAGGTGTAAATGCTTTTATAGAAAAAAGAAAACCTGTTTTTAAAGGAAATTAA
- a CDS encoding 3-hydroxyacyl-CoA dehydrogenase NAD-binding domain-containing protein — translation MIVGVIGSGTMGSGIAQVAATAGCKVKVFDTKQEALDRSKKSLEKILSRLIEKERIDEVEKNRIQTNISYVNTLEDLKDTNLTIEAIIENLEIKKKVFSELETYVSEDTIIASNTSSLSIASIASSLKKPERCIGIHFFNPAPLMKLVEVIPAVQTSNAIINKVTDIIQDWKKVVAIAKDTPGFIVNRVARPFYGESLRIYEEGLADLTTIDSSLKELGGFRMGPFELMDFIGNDVNYTVTETVFEAFYYDPRYKPSFTQKRLSEAGYLGRKSGKGYYKYDEQGKIISQNIETNPERSRRMSGSEKLSKEELSQYIFNRVLVMLINEAADALFWNVASAEDVDNAMTKGVNYPKGLLSWADKKGIDWCVNKLDKLYNEYREDRYRCSPLLRRMEQENKKFFL, via the coding sequence ATGATTGTAGGCGTAATAGGATCAGGGACAATGGGCAGCGGTATTGCACAGGTAGCGGCTACTGCTGGTTGTAAGGTAAAAGTTTTTGACACAAAACAAGAAGCCCTCGATAGAAGTAAAAAATCTCTGGAAAAAATTCTTTCTCGTTTAATAGAAAAAGAAAGAATAGATGAGGTAGAAAAGAATCGAATTCAAACCAATATCTCTTATGTAAATACGCTAGAAGATCTAAAAGATACCAACCTTACTATTGAGGCGATTATTGAAAATTTAGAAATTAAAAAGAAAGTATTTTCAGAATTAGAAACGTATGTTTCTGAAGATACTATTATAGCATCTAATACATCTTCACTGTCTATTGCTTCAATCGCATCTTCTTTAAAAAAACCAGAACGTTGCATAGGAATTCATTTTTTTAATCCAGCTCCATTAATGAAGTTAGTAGAGGTTATACCAGCTGTACAAACATCTAATGCTATTATAAATAAGGTGACTGATATCATTCAGGACTGGAAAAAAGTGGTGGCTATTGCAAAAGATACTCCTGGTTTTATAGTTAATCGAGTTGCAAGACCGTTTTATGGAGAATCACTACGTATATACGAAGAAGGATTAGCTGACTTAACTACAATTGATTCTAGTCTGAAGGAATTAGGAGGGTTTAGGATGGGACCTTTTGAACTGATGGACTTCATAGGGAATGATGTGAATTATACGGTAACTGAAACAGTTTTTGAAGCCTTTTATTACGATCCTAGATACAAACCATCATTTACACAAAAAAGGTTGTCGGAAGCAGGATACCTAGGAAGAAAATCAGGGAAAGGATATTATAAGTATGATGAACAAGGTAAAATAATATCTCAGAATATAGAAACGAATCCTGAGCGCAGTCGAAGAATGAGTGGATCCGAGAAGTTATCTAAAGAAGAGCTTTCTCAATATATTTTTAATCGTGTGTTAGTGATGTTAATTAACGAAGCAGCAGATGCTTTATTTTGGAATGTTGCTTCGGCAGAAGATGTTGATAATGCGATGACTAAAGGAGTTAATTACCCCAAAGGTTTGCTGTCTTGGGCAGACAAAAAAGGAATCGATTGGTGTGTTAATAAATTAGATAAACTATACAATGAATATCGAGAGGATAGATATCGCTGTAGTCCATTATTAAGAAGAATGGAGCAGGAAAACAAAAAGTTTTTCTTGTAG
- a CDS encoding PaaI family thioesterase: MKNLTPTPSHFIPVKMLNQDAFSQWLGIKVLHVEKGRCKVGMTVRKEMLNSMGKAHGGISYSLADTAFGFSANTHGKYAVSIETSINHIEALEEGDYLTAEAVTDIAKTKIGFNIVEVKRGEQIVALFKGVVYRTNKDW; encoded by the coding sequence ATGAAAAACCTCACACCTACTCCCTCACACTTCATACCCGTCAAGATGCTAAACCAAGACGCTTTTAGTCAATGGTTAGGGATAAAGGTTTTACATGTCGAAAAAGGAAGGTGCAAGGTAGGAATGACAGTTAGAAAAGAGATGTTGAATAGCATGGGTAAAGCTCATGGAGGAATTTCTTACAGTTTGGCAGATACGGCTTTTGGTTTTTCCGCAAATACTCACGGTAAATATGCAGTTTCCATAGAAACTTCTATCAATCACATCGAAGCATTAGAAGAAGGAGATTATCTGACCGCAGAAGCGGTGACCGATATAGCAAAAACCAAGATTGGTTTTAATATCGTTGAGGTTAAAAGAGGAGAACAGATTGTAGCACTTTTTAAAGGAGTAGTATACAGAACCAATAAAGATTGGTAA